In the Leisingera caerulea DSM 24564 genome, ATTCCGCCTCCATATCCGCGAGCCGTTCATGCCCGCGCTCGTCAAGCTCCATGCCAAAGGCAAATACCGACGGATCAGCCGGGATGCCGCTGAACCAGTCCCCGAGGGGCTTTTCCCCAGATGAGAGCGGCGGCGGCGGACCCAGCAGGCTCAGGTAATCCAAGGGGATCTCAGGGCTGGCAGCCCGCTCCTGCGGGAAAAGGGTCAGGTCGGGCGGTCCGCCTGCAAACCTGGCCGGACCGGATTGCTCCGCAGCAAGCTCGCGCCGGATATCGAGGGTCATGGTTTCCTGATCCGGTGCCTTGGATTCCGCCGCCGCCTGCTGTTCCGGCGCGGCCGTCACACCCTCACAGGACATGATCGCCTCGGTCAGAAGCCCCACAAGAAAGTTCCGCAGCTCGGCGCGGTCATCACGGCTGGCCCGGGCGTCCTCCATCAAGCGGCAGGAGACCAGCGTGGTTACGGTTCCTTTTTCAGAGTAGTCCTGACGATCTGGAACTTCATATTTCGCAGACAGGTGTCTGCAAATCTTCTGCCGGAGTCCCGGGTCAGGAATCCGCTTTACGATTTTCTCGCAATGCATTGCGTTGAACATCCGGTTGACGTCCTCGGCAATGCTTTCCCGTGTTTGCTCTTCTGACATTTGCAGCCCTCCTAGAGGCCATGATCCACACCGATACCGGCGCCGATGCGGGAGCGCCAGAACGTCACCGAAACCCCGCTCGGCATGTCCGGATCGCTTTCTATGATGGTCCGGCACAACACCTTGATATCGCGATCAACCAGGTGGGAGCCCTCAATGATAATCTGGGGACAGTGCTCCAGCAACGGCCTGGCAAAGTATTCAAGATCCGTTTCGGATGCCTCGAGCCCTTCGCTGTCGACCAGATATCCCATGACGCCCGGCCCTTCTGCACGCATCTCAAATCCCTCAAGGGTCGACCGCGCAGTGAACAGCGCGCCTTCCTCCCGGGGGATATGGAGATCGCAAGCAAGCATGCGGGTCATGACCTCACGGCCTTTCGCACCCTTGATGGGGCCCAGCTTGATGCTGCCATCCATCATGGGCACAAAAGACACAGGTTTTTCTGCTTCAGAGTCGAAGTTCATGCCTGACCTTATAACGGGAGCTCGGGCTGGGTTTCATCCACATTTGCGTTCTTCCCGGACCGGGTCCGGGTTTTGTTCACCCGTACTCCAGATGCGCCGGCGTCGCCAGTCACAATTTCCGATGAAGCGCGCCTCGTGGTCTTCATCCCCCGATAACTCATTGTATTCACTGCGCGCTCATCGGTTTCCATTTTTGCATGAAGTGCAAGTCCCATTTTCACATCCAGTGAATTCGGCACAAACAGATATCCGATGTCGCAAGCCTGCTCTTGCCCAATCCTCCAGATGCGGTCCTCGATCTGCGTCATGTTCGAGGGGGACCAGTCCGGCTCCACCACACGCATCCGGTGTGCCGCGGTCAGAGTGATCCCGGTTGCTCCCGAGAGCGACATGATGAACAAACGGGAATTCGGATTTTCCTGGAAGGCATCCACTTTGGCCTGCGCCTGCTGCGCATTGCCCTTGGAGCTGCCATCATAGACAAGCACCCCGCCTGGAAACTCGGCTTCCGCCATTTCGGCAATCTTGCGGATAACCTCTTTGTGGTGCGCAAAGACCACCGTCTTCCGGCGAAGATCGGCCGGAAGATCCTTATCGTCATGCAGCTCGTCAATGATGAAGCGGGCCGCATGGGGCGCCTTGAGAACGCCGAGGTTTTTTCGCACACGCGCGATTTCCGAGAAATGGGGGCTTCCCGGGTTCATGCCGCCGATTACGTCAATGACTTCACGGGCCTGCCGTGTCTGTCCGGCGGTCAGCTTCTTTCCGCGGATGCGATCGTGGATTTCATCCAGGTCCGCCTCAGCCTGCTTGAGAACCTCCAGATCCTCCTTGGAGAGGCGGAATGGCATCTCGATCGGGGTGCGCATCTTGGGCGGCAGATCCGTATCCCGCTTCAGGCGCCGGATGAAGGAACCCGACCCGCGCATGCGCATCTGCAGTTCCAGCTCGCGGATCGGCTTGCCGGGCATTGGAACGATAATCTTGCGCGGCTTGCCCCCTTTGAACTTTGACTGCACCTCCCGCTGGATCAGGATGGGAGGCTCATACCGGTTGAGAAAAGCCTGCCGCGCCTCAGGGCCCCTGCCCCAGATATCCGGCCGGCTTGAGGTGAGCAGCGGCCACAGCTCGGCGACCCGGTTCGGCTTGGGTGTACCGGTCAAATGGACCAGCTGCCCGTTCTTGTTCATCGGAATAGGTCCAAGGCCCTCAAAGCTGTCGAGATCGCCCAGAATGGCCTGGGTCCGCTGGGCCTCAGGGTTCTTCAGGTTATGGGCCTCGTCAGTGATCACCAGGTCCCAGTTGATCGTGCGGATCTTGTCGATGTTCTTTTGGGCGATATCGTAGTTGATCACTACGATATCCGTATCAGGGAAGGTTGAGCCTTCAGCGTAGCCCACGGTCAGATCACGGTTGATTTTCCACTTCTCAATTTCGCGAACCCATTTCAGCTTCATGTTCGCCTGGCAGAAAAAAATGGCCCGTTTCGCATCCGGGCGGCCATTGAGTACGCCGATACCCTGAATGGTTTTCCCGAGCCCCATGTCGTCAGCAATGATGGCCCCCTTGCCGCTGTCCACCACCATTTGGATGCCGCCCTTCTGGAAATCGAAGTAATCGATCCCCTCCGGGGCCGGCACAGCGAAATCATCGGGAGCCTTCTGGGTCTTGCTCAGCGCGATATTGCGGCTGGCTGCGCCAAGCGCCTTTTGCATTTTCTGCTTCACGGCCGCTGGCATGTACATTTCCAGGTTGCCTGCCAGGAATGGATCGCGAGTCCGGTAGGGCCTGGTGCCGAACCGCTCTGCAATGGCAGGCGTAGGCTGTTCGATCGGTGTCCAGCCCGCGCCCTCAAGGAAGTTGCGCCGCTCCCAATGATCCTCTGAGCAGTTCGCGATAAAGTCGACCGACCCGGCAGCAACAACGAGATCCACCCCTCCGCCGGTGCGCTTGTTCGGGCGGCCGATAAAATGATCAAGGTTGTCCCCATCGCCCCTGCCTTTTACGGCCTGTTCTATCAGGCGGGCGGTATCCGGCTTGAGCTTGCACCCGTACTTTTTTCGCAGAATATCTGCCAGATAGACGGGAGGCGCGCCAATGGAGGGCATCGATGACCAGATCGAATAATCGCCCTCTTCATTGATGCCGTTCATGCCATGCAGGAACATGAAGCGTTCCATGCCCGTATTGAACAGTTCAACCGGCCCGCTCGCAACTAGGTTCCACCGCGGCCGATCCCCATCGAATTTCGGGGCTTTCTTTTTGAGTTCCACATTAATGGGCATTGCGCGCTCCAGTCTGATTTTAACAGATCGTATTGAGACCTCCCGAAAGAACAAAGAACGGCCGGCGCGACACAACGGTTTTCATGTGGATATCTGCGAGAAAAGTTGTGATCAGGCATCGCAATTGACGGCTCAACTGTCCCGCGAGCGCTTCAAGGCAGCCACATCTTCAAAGAATAGCGCCGCAAAACCAGGGCGGCAATTTTTTGCGCAAGCCCCTTCATGCTATGGAGTTTTCTTGACAACTGGCAAAATCGCTGATGCGAAATACCAAAAAATCAAGTGGCCTCCCGCCAAATCTGGTGGGGAACTGGTTAAAATGCGGATTTCTCACCTCAGAGCGCGAAAAATATGTGGACAAAGCGCGAAAATCATGTTGAGAGTTGATCATTGAGCGGCGCATCGAATGCTTCTGACGCAACGGAAAACAGCGCCTTCGCAGCAAGGGAATGCACGCCCCGGATGGGGCCGTGAGGATCTGACAAATGATTTCCAGACGCTCCGCACAAGCGGGAATAACCGAAAGGAAAACCGGATGACAGCAGCAGACGACATCGTTGAATCTGAGGTTCAGAAAATACCCGAACCATCTGCTGAAGCAGCGAAACTGAGTTTCAAGGTTGAGGAAATTACGCCGGAACGCGCTTCCGAGATGCTGGAGACGGCTGTAAACCCTCATGAAGACCGCAAGGCTATCGCGACCTATTCGCAGGCCATGGCCAATGGCGCCTGGATCCTCAACGGCCAGCCGATCATCTTCGACGAAGACGGTCGCCTCATCGATGGCGTCCAGCGGCTGAATGCCTGTGTGTCCGCAGGTGTCCCCTTCAAGACCATCGTGGCCCGCAATGTTCGCGCCGATACACTCCATACGATCGACCAGCACCGGCGGCGTTCGTACCAGGGGGTTCTGGAAAGCCGCGGCGTCCGTCATGCGGGCAAAGTCGTCCGCACCATGTCAAAGCTGATCCGCATTGAAAACGGCAGCCTCGGACGTGAAAATCTGCCGATCAGCTGGTCCCGTTACGACCGGGTTCTGGCTGCAAACCCTGAGCTGCTCGAGGCCTGCGACATCGCCGAGGCAACCAAGGGCAGCATGCTGCACTCCACCGCGCGCCCGGTTCTCGCCTTCATGGCGCTGCGCGCTGGCCTGAAAGAGGAGCTCATGAGCTTCCTGCGCGAACTCGGCCCGCATCGCACGGCCGGCCTGGACACCCCGCCGGGTATTTTCTGCATGCATCTCAGCATTCTTGAGCAGAAAGATACGTCTGTCCATGTGGACCACGCTCTGGCGCTTGCGACCCTGGCCTTCAACGATCACGTGCAGGGCAAGAAGGTCAACAAGCACTATGTTTGGGAGGAAGACTACGGGTCCACGCCCATGGACGACGATGGCAAGCCTATCTCCCGCGCGGCTCTGCGGGAGCATGCTCCGGCCAACCTCGGCCTGCCCCTGGTAGACGGCTATCCGGGCCTGCGCGATGGGCGGTATGATACCAGCTCCACCACTGATGAGTTCGGCGGCCAGATCGACGAAGAAATCCAGCACGGAACGCAGACCGATGAGGGTAAGGAGCGCGTCAAGATGATGACGGTGACACCCGCCATGGCTCGCAACTGGCTGACCTTCAACTCCGGGAACCGCAAGATCCAGAAGAACCACATCGAGGTCATCAAGCGCGACATTCTGAACGGCCACTGGATGCTCAATGCCCAGCCGATCTGTTTCACGATGGATCCGGAAGCGCCGGTCAAAGGCAATGCGGCGCCGAAGCCGCGCTTGCTCAATGGTCAGCACCGTCTGCATGCGATCATTGAGGCTGATGTGCCGATCGAAGTGCCAATCGCAGTCGGCATCCCGGATGAGGCTTTCGCCACATTCGACACCCACGCGAAGCGCACCGTCCGCCGGGCGGGCAACCGGGTCGATGATCGTGTTCTGGCGGCCGCCGGCAAACTGCAGTGGAAAGAGGATAACAATCTTCCGCTGACCGGCACGGGCAATACGCCTTCCACAACCGAGATCATCAACACCTTGAACGATCACCCGGACATGGCAAAAGCCTTCCCGCGCGCCCGCCGCAAGGGCATGACCGATATCGGATCGGCCGGTGTGATGACCTATTTCATTTACCGCGTTACGCGGGAGCATGCGGAGTGGGGCGAGGATTTCCTGGACGGCATCGAGTACGGCGCCGATCTGGGCAAGGACAACCCGATCCTCAGCCTGCGCAATATGGCTAAGGGCCGCCGCGGCGGGCTGAGCCGGGCCGAAACGCTGACCATGCTCATCGAGCACTGGGAGACCTACAAGGCCTGGCGGAAGAAGAAAGACAAGAAAAGCAGCGACAGCCAGCTTAAACTGGTTTGATGCCTCAACACCGGGATGGCATCGAGGGCGGGTTCATCCCGCCCTTTTTTATTGCCGGGTAGCGCTCAAGCCAGCACAGGGCGACCAAATGTTTGCGAATTTCTTATTCTGAAGTCTTGCGGAATTTGCGAAAAAGTATCATGCTTAACGCAAAGATTGGAGATTGGAATGCAACATGATCGATCGTTTCTACGAGCCGTCACACACAAGGATTACAGGACCACGCTCATCAAGCTGCTCGATGAGGGCTGGTCTGCAGAGCGTACCGGGAAGAACCATTTCAAGCTGACACACCCTCTTGCGGGAAAATCCGTCATTGCATCAGGCACCCCCAGTGACCGGCGCGCCTCGGTGAACCTGGTAGCGGAGTGCAAGCGGGCATTGCGCCTCGGCGCTCAAGTCACCCCTGCCCCGCAACCGGCCCAGACCCTTCTGGAAGAGCTGCGCTCACCGGATGAGAGCTCGGGCAAGAAACGCAAGAAGAAGGATCGCTGGACCAAGTCGGATCGTGAAATGCGGGATCTACGCAACCGGCGTGCTCTTTCGGCTCCGCAGATGGATGTAACACCGCCTGTCTTGCCGCCAGTAGTTTGCGAAAAACCATCGCTCAATATCACCCCCGACAGATTGAAAGAGTCCCTCATGCAGCAAGCCGCCCAGAAAAAGCTCCAGCCCTCCGAAACCGCCCCGGCAACGACCCATACCACGCCGGCTCCCGCGGAACCGGTCGTGATGCCTTTCCCGCAGGACGCGGTGGCGGCTCCCTCTCCCTCCGCTGGACTGCAGCCGCTGCCAAAGGATCTTCTCGCAATTGCCATGAAGATTGTCCGCGGCGAACTGAACACGATCGAAGTCACTCCGGAAATGGTGGGCAAGACGATTGTCCTGGACGGTTCGGGCTGGATGATCGACGGCGCGCTCCCTGCCGGGCAGATCGCGGGTGCCGGGCAGAAACCCGCGCGCGAAATGCCTCCGCATGATAACCGCGCCGCAGCGGATGATCTGATGACGCGCATCAGGAGCGTCTTTGAGGAATTCTCCGCCGAATGGATCTCCGTGGCGCAGATTGCTGACCTGGTGGACAATCTGAGCGGCTGCAGCAGCCGCGCACATAGCGAAGCCATCCGCCACCGGCTGAAAATCCTCAAGCGTGAGGGGGTCGTGCGGCAGAAAGATATCGGCGCAGGCGGCCGCAAGTCGTTCCGCTACCGTTTGAAAACCTAAACCCTGCCACGAGGCAGACCGAAGGCGGCCAATGGCCGCCTTTTCAAATGCAGAGCCCGACCCTCTCGGGAGCAATTCGCAACGAGACTTCAGAATGACCACACTTTACTATCGCCTGTCAGGCACCACCGATCCCGAAGAACGTCTGGAGGATGCCTGCCTCTCCAAAGCCATGCATGACACCTACGGTTCCAGGATCACTATCCTGCCGCCGGAAGCCAGTCCCCCCGCAGACGCGACCGTCTTTGGCCGCGGCCGGCAGCTGGGGTTCGGCACATCTGGATCCGGCCAGGCCAAGCTGGACTATGCCCGTGACCCCGGGTTCCTTTGGGGGATTTCCAGATCTTTCAAGGTTTGCGGGCTTCAGGAAGCGGAGTTGGAAGTTGCTCGGCTGCATGCTGCCGGCAAGGATGCCTTTGTAAAGGCAATGCAGGAAAAGCTCATGACGGAACGGGTTCCGCGCGGGATGAGCCTGCACGAGGCCATCGGAGATATGGTGTATTCCTTCATCGAGCGGCCCGACTGCCTTATGGTCCAGGAGCACGTTGCAATGCGCAATGAGCGCCGCCTGGTATTCGTGGACGGCACGCTGGTCACGCATTCGCCGGTCGCATTTCATCTCACCCCACTGGATCGCTCCAGACTGGCGGCAGAGACAGGCCGCCCGGCCGAAGAATTGCATTACACAGACCCCGAGAGCCGCACCCCGGTTTGGAATGCTGAGCTTTCCCGGCGGATGGTCCGCTTTGCTAACGAGGTCGCCGCCCGCTCGCGGTTGCGCACGATGACGATTGATGTGGCGGAGCTGGCAGATGGCAGACTGGAAGTCATCGAATTCAATTCGGGATGGCCTGGCAGCTTTGGCCTCTTTGCCTGCGATCCATACGCAATTGCCAAGGCCAGCAGCGCACTCCTGCCCGCGGATCCGGCTGGGGAGGTCCGGTGCCGGAAAGTGGAGCACCTCACCGCGCCCGCGCCCCGGGAAGCGGCCGCGGATACCGATGCCGATTGGTGCGACGAACCGTAGCCGTTTTGCATTTTCGCCCATCCGCAAGAAGCTTCAATCCGATTTTGCGAGGATCCGGAATGTTTAAGAACATCGATGAAGTATGGCATGTTGGCTCTCTTGACCCCGCCAGCCGCACCAGGCGGCCCTCTCTCGAGGGCCCTTGCCTTTCTGTATCTGTGGACCCGCAGGACTGGGGGCATATTGCGCGGATTGCGGGCCCTGTGTGGACGCTGAATAGGCCAGGCGCCAAGTGGCTTGACGCCTGCATCCTGACGGATGCAGATCGGGCGGGCATCATGTCCTGGGCTGAAGCGGAAGGGCTTGCTGAACCTTGTGAGCTCTGGCGCGCCTGGATTTACGATTCCGAGGCGGACAGCTGGTCCTACATGACCTGCGCTGATTACGAGTCCGCTCTCGAAGAGATCGACGGCGACACGCTTTGCGACGGCGTCCCGTCTGAAACGGGGGGGCTGGTGGACAGCGTTTCGGGCTGGTCCCTGACGGATCGCGGCATGGAAACCCTTGAGCGGTGGGCGGATCGTCTGGACGGCGAAGCTGGAGCGATCATTCTCTATGCCATGCTGAAATTGGCGCCCGAAATGCCAGAGCTGGCAGGGATCTGGTGGAACGAGCTTCATGATCCTCTGGCCCTGTCGTGCCCGCGGGGCGGCATTCTGCCGGAGCGTCTTGGCGATTTTGAGATCGCCGATGAACTTGGAGATCTACCGCCATTCAGGCAGGATGAGGGCATAGAGCCTTGATGTGCCGTCTTGCCGGTCCCGGATCCGTGCCCCCTGCAATGCCAAAGATCTCTTCCTGAAACCGATGCAGCACTCATGATCCCGGCCGGGCCGGCCCTGATGCCTTCTTCTTGATCGAGAACCGGATCGTCTCCGGATCATAACCGCGCCGTACCAGCTCTTCGATCAGCGACGGCTCCCATGTCTGGCTCAAAGGGCCCGTCCACTGCACCGCGCTGAAGGCGCAATGCAGCAGCGCGCGATCAGCACGCGCCGTGCCTGCGCCGCCCGCATAGACCAGGTCAGCACTCTCCCCGTCCAACTTTCCCCATTGGGCTTTCAGCTCGCCGGGAGCCGGGCGCGGCGCCGAGAAATTCCGCCGCCCTGGTGCGGCCCGTTGCCAGGGCCGGGGCGCGCGCAGAGCCTTGTCCGATGAAATATCATACTCCATGGGCTCATCGAGATCGATCGGCGGCGGGAGACGCCCGCAGAGCAGCGTGTCGACCGCATCGATGATCTGCCGTGCGGTGACAGGCCCAGCCATGCGCCGATCAGGGGCAGAGCGGACCGCACAGGACCGCAAATAGCAAAGCCGCAGATCCGGGCTGAGATGGTCGATGAAATCGTCGCCGATAGTCCTGACCGATTGCGGAACGGAAATGCGCAGCCTCTCATTGGGCTGGCCCGTTTCATCATAGAGCTCCAGGCTATCGATCGCCTGGACAAGCGCATACGGGCTCAGACTCCTGAAGACGCGGGCGTCGGGGTCCATAAGCGCCGCGACGCCGCGCAGGACAAACAGCGTTGCGGCGCAAGCCTCGATATTCCGGCCCGCCATATCAGGCAGCCGCCTTTGCTGTGCTGGCCCATTTGGCAAGCTTGGGCTCCGCCATTGCCGTGATCGCAGCATCATCCGCATCCCGGACCTCATAGCTGACAATGCGGATCGCTGCGCCCAGAGCCGCAAGGATAAGCCCTGAGGATTGCCCGTGCCGCTCCAGGTCATTGGTGATGCCTCCAAGGCAGGCAGTGATGCGGCGCAGTTCCGCACGCGGTTTCCGCGCGGATTCAGAGGCCAGCGCCTCCCGGACGACATCGGAAGCGATGGCGCAGATATCACCGCTGTGGG is a window encoding:
- a CDS encoding ATP-grasp domain-containing protein, translated to MTTLYYRLSGTTDPEERLEDACLSKAMHDTYGSRITILPPEASPPADATVFGRGRQLGFGTSGSGQAKLDYARDPGFLWGISRSFKVCGLQEAELEVARLHAAGKDAFVKAMQEKLMTERVPRGMSLHEAIGDMVYSFIERPDCLMVQEHVAMRNERRLVFVDGTLVTHSPVAFHLTPLDRSRLAAETGRPAEELHYTDPESRTPVWNAELSRRMVRFANEVAARSRLRTMTIDVAELADGRLEVIEFNSGWPGSFGLFACDPYAIAKASSALLPADPAGEVRCRKVEHLTAPAPREAAADTDADWCDEP
- a CDS encoding DEAD/DEAH box helicase gives rise to the protein MFFREVSIRSVKIRLERAMPINVELKKKAPKFDGDRPRWNLVASGPVELFNTGMERFMFLHGMNGINEEGDYSIWSSMPSIGAPPVYLADILRKKYGCKLKPDTARLIEQAVKGRGDGDNLDHFIGRPNKRTGGGVDLVVAAGSVDFIANCSEDHWERRNFLEGAGWTPIEQPTPAIAERFGTRPYRTRDPFLAGNLEMYMPAAVKQKMQKALGAASRNIALSKTQKAPDDFAVPAPEGIDYFDFQKGGIQMVVDSGKGAIIADDMGLGKTIQGIGVLNGRPDAKRAIFFCQANMKLKWVREIEKWKINRDLTVGYAEGSTFPDTDIVVINYDIAQKNIDKIRTINWDLVITDEAHNLKNPEAQRTQAILGDLDSFEGLGPIPMNKNGQLVHLTGTPKPNRVAELWPLLTSSRPDIWGRGPEARQAFLNRYEPPILIQREVQSKFKGGKPRKIIVPMPGKPIRELELQMRMRGSGSFIRRLKRDTDLPPKMRTPIEMPFRLSKEDLEVLKQAEADLDEIHDRIRGKKLTAGQTRQAREVIDVIGGMNPGSPHFSEIARVRKNLGVLKAPHAARFIIDELHDDKDLPADLRRKTVVFAHHKEVIRKIAEMAEAEFPGGVLVYDGSSKGNAQQAQAKVDAFQENPNSRLFIMSLSGATGITLTAAHRMRVVEPDWSPSNMTQIEDRIWRIGQEQACDIGYLFVPNSLDVKMGLALHAKMETDERAVNTMSYRGMKTTRRASSEIVTGDAGASGVRVNKTRTRSGKNANVDETQPELPL